A single window of Anomaloglossus baeobatrachus isolate aAnoBae1 chromosome 9, aAnoBae1.hap1, whole genome shotgun sequence DNA harbors:
- the PFDN6 gene encoding prefoldin subunit 6, translating to MATQLQEKLQAEVTKYQQVQKDISSNMSVRQKLEVQLTENNIVKDELALLDDSNTVYKLIGPVLVKQDLEEAKSTVDKRLQYINGEIKRYETLLKELEQRSEQQRTSLTKLQQEYQRAQGKGAVKA from the exons ATGGCTACACAGTTACAGGAGAAGCTGCAGGCCGAGGTCACCAAATACCAGCAGGTGCAGAAAG ATATCAGCAGCAACATGTCTGTCCGACAGAAGCTGGAGGTGCAGCTCACCGAGAACAACATAGTGAAAGAC gAGCTGGCTCTGCTGGATGACAGTAACACGGTATATAAACTCATTGGGCCGGTCCTGGTGAAACAAGATCTAGAAGAGGCAAAGTCCACAGTTGACAAGAGATTGCAGTATATAAACGGAGAGAT TAAGAGATATGAAACTTTACTGAAAGAACTGGAGCAGCGATCAGAGCAACAACGCACGTCGCTGACGAAGCTGCAGCAAGAATACCAGCGGGCGCAGGGCAAGGGGGCAGTGAAGGCTTGA